The following coding sequences lie in one Apium graveolens cultivar Ventura chromosome 3, ASM990537v1, whole genome shotgun sequence genomic window:
- the LOC141714870 gene encoding uncharacterized protein LOC141714870, with protein sequence MTSIMFRKMHRRPFCHRQGQIPVPPVSSSSEIIVSDQSVKPPEFKGEVDPVAARIWLKEMEKSFTLTQVSDNLKSDYASYFLKGEANYWREFTRVLEGEGLVSWTRFTELFLEKYFPDCLQNQLVVECLELKQGEKNVAKYDVKFTELARLVHVYVSTEAQKAKRFHQGLNLEISSEVVTLQLKTYPSVVQAALVIKSDQKLDAKEKGDKKIKSEGATDEMDQGGSIRRFRKRFGQNRNKSFSR encoded by the exons ATGACGTCGATTATGTTCCGAaag ATGCATAGGAGACCCTTCTGTCATAGGCAGGGCCAGATTCCAGTTCCTCCTGTATCGAGCTCCTCTGAGATTATTGTGTCAGACCAG tCGGTGAAACCTCCAGAATTTAAGGGTGAAGTGGACCCTGTTGCTGCCAGAATTTGGCTAAAGGAGATGGAAAAATCCTTTACCCTcactcaagtaagtgataatcttaaATCAGACTATGCGAGTTATTTTCTAAAGGGTGAAGCAAATTATTGGCGGGAGTTCACTCGTGTCTTGGAAGGAGAAGGTCTTGTTTCTTGGACCAGGTTTACagaattatttttggaaaagtattttccagattgtTTGCAAAATCAGTTGGTGGTTGAGTGTCTGGAATTGAAGCAAGGTGAAAAGAATGTGGCAAAATATGATGtgaagtttacagaattggcccgattggTACATGTGTATGTGAGTACTGAAGCTCAGAAAGCGAAGAGGTTTCACCAAGGATTGAATCTAGAAATCAGCAGTGAAGTTGTAACCTTGCAGCTCAAGACATATCCCTCTGTAGTTCAGGCCGCTCTAGTAATCaaaagtgatcagaagttggaTGCCAAAGAAAAGGGTGATAAGAAGATAAAGTCTGAAGGTGCTACCGATGAGATGGATCAAGGAGGATCCATTCGGAGGTTTCGGAAGCGATTTGGCCAAAATAGGAATAAAAGCTTCAGTAGATAG